The region cccaggagacagctCCCACCATTAATATtatttcccctctcccccataaATGTTAACCCCCTGGGAACTAGTGGAAAGCCCTCACCATTAatagcagccccccctccattaTATAATTGTTGTATGATAACATGATTGCTGAAATAGAAATCagcacagctcctcttctccccacctCAAGCCTGTGACGTCACTAGAGTGGGAGGCCGGGAACAGTgcggtgattgacaaggcaggCAGCCAATGGGCTGTCTGCTACCAGTGCGCCTTGGATTCCCGTCTGCCGGTATCCCCGCTCCTTTACATCTGGGCCgggcaggggcggacacagaataCATAGGGCCCCTTTGCAAAAAAGTTGCCTGGGCTCCCCtataagcaaaccatgccaccacattcctCCCCCACGCCGGAGAATTAGACACAAACGgatttatgtacacacacacacacatatatatatatatatatatatatatatatatacacacaccacacacacacacacacatgtatatatatacaccacacacatatacatacacaccacacacacatatatacaccacacacacatacatatatatacgtacatatatatacaccacacacatgtatatatacacacaccacacacacatatatatatatatatacacaccacacacatatatatacacacaccacacacacacgtatatatatacaccacacacacacgtatatatatacaccacacacacacacacacacacacacacacacacatatatatatatatatatatatatacaccacacacacacgtatatatatatacaccacacacatatatatacacaccacacacacatatatacaccacacacacacacacacacacacatatatatatacaccacacacacacacgtgtatataaatatatatatatacaccacacacaaatatatacacaccacacacatatatacaccacacacacacatatatgtacaccacacacacatatatacaccacacacacgtatatatacacacaccacacacacacatatatacaccacacacacacacatatatacaccacacacacacacacgtatatatatacaccacacacatatatatacacaccacacacacatatatacaccacacacacacacacacacacacatatatatacacaccacacacacgtatatatacacacaccacacacatataaatacacacatatatatacacacacacacacacacatatataaaccacacacacacaaacacgtgtatatatatacacaccttcatatacacaacacatgtattagagacacacacacattacacaataTACACTAACCTCCTGTCTGTCTCTCTGATAGATGTTACAGGCCGGCAGCagtggaggggacaggagatCAGGCTGTACAGGAGGGCACACAGCTTCCTGCCATGCTGCTCTGGCACATAGCTCTGCTGTACTGGGcctccctccctcttcctctctgccccgACACAGACATGGAGCAGCTTTAGGAATCGTGGGGACAAATTCTTCTTGTTTtatccccctgcagcctccagaCAGAGCACTGCCACCATAGTGTCCCTGCAGCTAGAGGGTGCACCGGGACAGGGCTCCGGTCACTGAGCTGgggagaggggcctgaggagACCAGATGCAAGTGGGAAGATAACCAGACATCTTGCCACTTGCAGAGCTGGAGTCTTCTACAGAGAGACAGGGAGTGATTGTCACTCACTGTTTCTCTGTCACAAGGTTATCTAGCCTGccgggagtgtgtgtgggggagggggcgtTCTGCCCCGGCGTCCTAGTGCTCCCTGGGCTCCTGCTGCTAATATAGCAGTCACAGCAGGGGTCGGCAGCAGAGGCAGAAATCATCCTCCTCCGGTCTGATGCTCGGtaagctccccctgcgcggcccgGATGCACTTAACCAGTGGCCACATTGCGGCCCTGTGATgtggtggggaagaccggcccggggggcacatgcccccctgccccccggcccagcccgcccctggctgTAACCTTATTCTGGACCGCAGTAAGATCTTTTCTCCAGAGCGATTTAATTTCTGTTGCTAGGTTATTAATATCTTGTTTTGTGGGTATTAATGACAAGAGCGCTGAAGTTCTGGGTGACCCCGCAACGCCTCCGCTGCCTCATCAGGCGACGTAGTCTGTATAAGATACAAAGGCGCTGATCTACAGATGACTGAATGTGAAGATGAGGAAGAAGTGTCATCTGAGAAGTCATCATCCTTAATGTAAAAGGATTTGTCCAAAATCTGTTTATTGGGTGTCTGAAAGAGTTCCCTTTTATTAGGTGGTTTGTCTTCAACTTCTGATTCATTTGGGGTATTAAATTCATCAGAGTCACTTGAGTCTCGGGATTGTCTTTTATGATGTTTTGAGTTTGCTGGAATGTGTAAATTTTTGTCTCCTTTAGGCTGTCACTtttttggtttcttttttgtCATATGAAATTAACATCTCTTGCCCAGGAGCTGCTCCTACAGCATTATCATCTACTGACTCCTCTGCCCCTAGTAAAATGGCTGCCGGACTTGAGAGAGGCTGGACAGAATCAGCCTGGGAGATCTGTGTTATAGCCTGGTTTAGGGGCTTTTGTTGTGGAGAGTGGGGCCTTTACTCACTTTAGAAGTCTTCCCCACTGTGTTCCTTGTAGCGTTCTGGCCACTCTCCGGTGCCGCATCCAGGCCCGCTCCTTCCAACATGGCCTCGATTTTAGTTTCACTTTGAGGCCGGCTACCTTCTTTGTCTCCAGAACTCTTCTTTTTCGGCTCAGTTTCTGTTTTTGAAGCTCTCAGGACGTTCTTGAGAGCTTCATCCTTCTtctcctttttattatttttcattgtgCACGATAATTCCACTCAGATACTCCAAATAGCGCTGGCCAGCGACGGAGAGCTCCTCACATGAGACTCTCCATCCAGCGCTCCAAGCCATGCCCGCAGAATCTGTTCCTATATCTTTTAATGCTTCCCTGTGTTCTCCTCACTTCTGCCTAGTCCCGCAGCTGCCGCTGAAACTTCAGAGGTAttctctgaagtgataggccgCAGTGCTGTGCCATCTCGGCCAGAGAGAACACTTGGAAACGTGGTCAGgacgtttattatttttttcacattcatCAGATATTGGTTGCAGGGCCTTAGAATATGACTGGGGACATATGTCAAGCTAGAAATCTCTTCAAAAGGAAACATTATCCATCTGTAAACAGCCTTTTCAGGGGTTACTGCTTCTCattagtacagagcagggtgcagaCACTGTCCTCAAGGAGAAATATTACCCGTTTGGTCCTATGATAGGCCTCTCTGCAGCTAACCAGTACCCTGCTCTATACTTTTGAGGGGCTATaactctgaaacagctgtctacaagTGGATAAGGTTTCCTTTTAGCTTGACATATATCCTTAGTCATTTTCCTTTGACCCTTAAACAGACTGATAATATGTGCAACCTCCTCAACCTTAAAGATAGCCAGCACCAACTCCTAAAAACTACCCAGCTCTGCAGCCAGGGCTCTACAGACTCAGgctcccttcacacgtccggaaaatttGCCCAGATTAATTATCAGGAAATCCATATGGGTTTTCCAGACCCATGGAGTTACATTAGTCATGACTACCTTTCAGGCTTTTCTTCTGAAAGGTGTCCTTTCCGGAAAACAGGTCAAGATTTTTTAAATCCTGTTCTATTttctagagatgattgaactttactgatgttcaggttcgtacgaactcgaaccatcgataTTTGACTcacgctgccttcccgttccgtggggaaggtggagacagcccgagtactgcctggaaaacagggatacagcctattacctaggctgtatccctgttttccaggcggtacttgggctgtctccaccttcaccATGGAACGGAagggcagcgggagtcaaatgctgatggttcaagTTCAAATGCACCTGAACATCAGCAATGTTTGAACTCTATGGGAGCGCTGGGAAaccggacactttcctgatgcacatcaggaaagcatctGAAGTTCCAGATGAGCACCCCCAGCAGATGTCAGTGATGCCCAGCCGACCGCCTTACACCCCCAAGCGAGTCCACCCCACCCTCAGCAGTGCTGCTCggcctgacccccccaaacccaccCTCCACAGACCGTTGCAGCGATGGATCCTGCCCCACCCTCCCGGAATCTCAGCATCGCTGCCCAACACTCCCAAGCCCCCCAACCGCGGACCCTTATAGCGCCCGCCGAGGTGGAGACAGTGACGCGGTACACGAGgggggcatggtggcacagtacacaaAGGGAATACGGTGGCATGGAACACAGTGCACGGTACACTAGGGGCTATGTGGGTAATtctgatgtatgttggcatactagaccatattgaaaacacttttttttctgatcaggaaatcctgaaggcgtttcctgaaggtaaaaacagattactgttaggaaatcctgatgctttcctgaagccttttgaggcctcctgatcaggatttcttgacagtaaaaactgacacacaCATGTAaatggggccttaaaggggttatccagtactacaaaaacatggccactttcttacagagacagcacctctcatctctagttcaggtgtggtttgcaattaagctacattAACTTTAATGCAACCAAGTTGCAAAAaccccaaactgaagacaagagttctgcggtctctggaagcaagtggccatgtttttgtagtgctggataacccctttaacacaaaagAAGCCAAAAGAGCTGGTGAGCTCACCATCCTTCCCCATGACACTCCATGTGCCTTAGTTCTCCTTGAGGTGTGCTAAAGTTTAGGTgtgctttaaggggttatccagcgctacaaaaacatggccacttttcccactatcttgtctccagttcaggtgttgtttgcaattaagctccatttacttcaatggaactgagtttgaaaccccacccaatctggagtcaagagaggggggaaagtggccatgtttttgtagcgctggataaaccctttaagtatgggattcccataaaaaacctcttctgctctggacagtttctgccagcagagaggactgtgtcagactgaaaataaaacatagggatgttacaaacaagaagggagagacatctgtgaattgggggggatggggtttatacatcacatagataagccagggcaataaaaaggacttgttgtaaattgaAGCTTGAAGAAGtccaagattcttggtcagttgagtcttatctgtggagtgtgtccatgtagtgggtcataaatccaggtgccaggtttagtccatgtgttaggctacgttcacatcagcgtttgaccatgcGGCACCATTCcttctaccttttccgttttggagtaaggaaaacggaaactggcggatccgttaaaatccccatagattcccatgatatattagtgtggTCCGTTTGCCccaattgtgctccgtttgcatgcaatccgttcaagatccgttttttttagaacggaggaaaaaattgtgtttgcagtatttttctttccgtttcaaaaaacggatcatgaacggaaagtgcacttccgttttttttttacattgtagtcaatgaggacggatctaaaacggaaggtatttctaTTCACATCCGTttatgcactgagcatgcgcagaagcagcaagaaaccagagaagaaaaataactggatagaaaaacggatgctgactgatgcaaacagaTGCAAACTGATGTGCAAAAGTCAGGTTTTTTaggccaaaatacaaacggaccattaaaaaaagatgaacattttccaatcagtttgcatcagtctgctcatcagtttatgctcatccgtttaattaacaTAGACGGATccattagaaacaaagaaaaatgctgatgtgaacgtagccttaatgactggaatgtttttatcaatttgaattcccacactttcctgtctctggaagtgacctttgaggaccataacctttaaatctgttattctatggtccagtcctgagaaatgttggcctacaggggtgttgagacttctttttattgtatgtctatgtaagttcattctagtttgtaatttctgttttgtttccccaatgtaaatccctgtggggcatcatgtacactttatcatgtagaccacattggaggatgtacatgagaaagcattgGTGATTGTATAGTCCCGCTGTGtattggggatgcggattgtgtttgATTGTAGCATGTGGGGACACGTGCTGCATCTTCGGATgtagcaggggaaggtgccagtctctgttgttgatgtcagagcgctTCAGTCTGTTGTCCCTCCGAAATATTGGCTGTAGttcagcagcaatttttttttaagatcttCATATGAGGGTTATAGTGACCACCTGTTTTCCTCCTTTTGCTTATATtccaggaggctttgtcttggTATTCTTTTGGCTCTGCGGATCTGCTCATCAATAGTTATTGGATGGTAGCCTTGTTTTAAGAATGTCTCTCTTAAAGATGATAGGTGGTGTTCTCTATCTTTATCATCAGAACAAAACCTGATGTATCTGAGGGCTTAGCTATAGATGATGGACTTTTTTGTGTGGTTTGGATGAAAGCTGTTCCATTTTAAGTATGCTGGGTGGCCTGTAGGTTTCTTGTAGATCGATGTTTGTATGGTGTTGTTCTCTATAGGTAAAGTAGTGTCCAGGAAATGGATTTTGGATTTTGAGTAGCTGAGTGTGAGATTAAGGGTGGGGTGGAATTCATTAAAGTTTCTGTGGAAGGTTTGTAGTTCCTCTTCAGATGCTGTCCAAATTATGAGTAAATCATCTATGTACCGGAAATATGCTAGAGGTTTAATCATACAAGTCATTAGGAACTCCTCCTCCAATTTGGCCATTGAGAGATTGGCATATTGGGGAGACATTTTGCTTCCCATACATTGCAGATAAATGTCTTCCCCAAAACAAAAAGTTATGGTTAAGCACAAATCTGATGAGTTGTAGTTGTGGTTTCATGGCTTTGTGTTTCTGAAGGAAGGGTTGGCAGGCAGCAATGCAATCCCGATGGGGGATGTTCGAGTACAGAGATTCTACATCCATGGTGGCCAGTATTGTATCCTGTGGTGATGGGCCCAGGGCTGACAATTTGTAGAGAATGTCGGTGGTGTCCTGGACATAACTGGGTGTTTGCCTCACCAAGAGCTTTAAAACATGTTCAACCCAGCCAAAGACAAATGAGGAGtgtagcaatggtctgctgccaTCACACCAcgcaataggagcggcagcagcagaccacctctATCTCCCatgggctccctggacgatcttTAGAGCCCTTCCCGCAGCTCCCCAAAGgttcatgtcatttatttggTGCAGTTATTACACAAACCGtagctgttattttaaattgtTCACACACTACCTCCGATGTTTTTGAGTCCTAAATGAAGGCCGTTGtaggtacattgtgtgaacatagcctaaaaaggaaAAGAAACTGTGTGCAAACTCTGCTAGCCTCTCTTACAGCTTGTTATATTGTATTTCAAATCCAGAGATCTACTATATGGTATATACATCACTTACATCCAAGTATATTTACATTGAGGGGTCAGAGCATTCATGATTTAAAGTAAAGTTGGTCTGAGTCTTGGTCTTTTATGTACAAAACCACTCTCCTCCTGAAGGATGAAACCCCACTAATGTTTCCCCTAGCTGGACCTAGGGAGAGAATATTCTTCCTTGGAGCAAAATATTTTCTATACCAGTTTACCTTTCATGGGGCGTAATGTTCTAAAAAAACATAATGTTAACGGCTATTGTTTTATTGTCAACCCAGCATTCCTTTATGTTGTCTGTGTAATGCTGTTTTATACACCTTTAGCAGCAAATTCTAAAGCACATTCTTTAGAAGAGCAAAAAGAATGTGGTACAACAACCTCCAGTTGGATATCTGCCCTCTTGAGGCCCATACTGACATATAGAAGCCCTCCTCCCAGCCAAATCCGCACAGCCGTGTTGTATAACGCACACCACCCCCACCTGAATGTAAAAGATACTTCCAAGTGTACACAGCTGTGATTCCATTGCACATTTTCCACTGTGTACACAGCATTCATCTAAAAATGTTCTTACAAGTCAAGTTTGTCCATAAACATTCCAAGATTTTGACAAAACATTTGAAAGTAAGAACAGACAATGGAGCTACTACAAAAGTATAGGGAGTCAATTGACTTTTTAAAAACAAATGAATGTTTTATTAAACAGAGTTTTTTTGAAAGGTGCATGACAGGATGAGCACTTCCAGTATCCACCCGGTAAGGACGGATGATAAGGCACATTGCAAGAGGGTTTATTTAGCTCTTGTTTTGCAAACAGTTTATTGAAAGGATTGCATAGAAAGcagagaaaggaaagaaagacTGAAGACAGCACGGCTGAGCCCACAGAAATCCAAGCCCACCTTAAGTTGAGCCTGCTGAGAGGGAATCAGTACAAGTTGCTGGGGATATTTGGTCAAGAGCTTTAAAAACAGGTGATTCATTCATACACGTCTATTTCCCTCCTATCCTCCCACCTTCAGAAACAGGTAAACAGTAAGATTTGGTAGAGCACCATTTATTGCCACCTCTTATGGCACTAGCTGGGACTGAAGTTTTAAGCATAAAAAACATCCAACTTTAgttaaggatttaaaaaaaaaaaaaatttatttaagaCATCAACCCCAGCagtcctgatttctgccttggaGAAGGCTCATCTGTGAAAGAGTCCTGGCCGTGGGACAGCATTGTGCTTCTGTGATGAGGGAGCTCATGGTTTTGTGAAGACATCTGAAGATTCAGAGAGTACTCTTCCGTCTTTGGTCTCAACGGTCTTCACTACTATGCTGCGTTTGGTTCTAGAGGTTTCCaatggagaggagctgctggaatATACGTAACTGCCTCCATATCCGCTACCAATTCCTCCGCCGAATGCGCTGGACAATCCACCACTGTAGGCGCTACTAACTCCTAAAAGGGAAATACAATACGAttaggcaaataaaaaaaaaaaaataataataataattatatattatgAGAAATAAGCAAACTCACATCATCTCTAACATAAGTAAGTTTTTGATAGGATCCCAGGATCCCAGTATGGCTAACAAGCCAACTCTTAAGTTACTCCCATCAGATAAAGTGATGGCAAACAACTGGGATGATCCGGCAAACAACTGGGATGATCCATCAAATTATAATCATTGTAACCGATCCTGAGAATAAAGGAGGTCTCTGTAGTAGTTTAGGGCTGTAGACCCTTCACAGCAGTGCCCCCAGCCACCTACTGGCAAAGAATTGTAGTACAGcttcattcaagtgaatgggctGCGTTGCAGTTACCTGTGCAGCAGCTGGCCATGCAAGGAAAGAAGTGCTTAACCTTTGGCCGTTCagtctgtggctatgttcacaaaatgtaaaaataagtgcaaataacatttattaattagcacattgcgtgaacatagcccaaaagtgaTTACCCAAGCTACTGGAGAGTGAAgtggttttccaggcagccttaggactaTATCCAAGAATACAGCAATTAGCTAtgctcccactttgggaacatacagggggaacACAGTCATCAGGTTAAATAAACTGCTGCGCATaaagatcatgatctttattagtggTCACGTTCCCCAACTGGGAGgatagcctatagctgtatgcatgttttcccagGACTCCAACTTCAGTCACCAGCAATCAAATACTGCACACCCAtaaagttccctcatctctagtgataggaTATGTTATCACTTTATCAGATGAACAGAACCCTTTAAACTATTTTAAAAGAAACTGACCCCTGATCCTTCCTGGTCAGGTCTCTGCTGTGCAGACATACTACATACTTTCCTCTCAATTATAGGACTGTTTGCACAAAAGCCTGTCATGTTGACATTGTACTTCCCCTTTTTCATGTTTGCAAGTGGCCCGCAGTATGTAACCTGAACCTCTACAGCTAAACCGACAGTACTTGTACAGATCCAGCCGTGATAGGAACAATGGCCTCAACAGGAAAGCGAGGAAATACAAGAGTTATTGTGTAGAAAGCTGAATTAGAGCTGTCAATCTGTCCCTGAGAATTACTACAACTTGTTAAGGGGTATCAGGGAGTGGGTCTCAAGTGGGAGCTTTTATTTGCTTTACATTGACACTGAATGTATTAGTCTATACACAGTGTAACATTACTCTTAGGGCCTCTTTACATGGCTGATGTGATCAGCGAGATCGGTACTCATTTGCACAGCCTTTACAACTTAGCTAATTGAGCAGCTTGGCTTTGTTATCAGTCAAACATCCCATTTAGACAGATGTGGGGATGATCATATCTAGATGGTCACACAAGGTAAGACAAACCAGCTGAtctatggccctattacatggtatGTGTTTTCATATTGCTTTTTGGCAGTAAATTGTGGTGCGCATCGAACACATCATACGTTAATAGTGGTATCTGACATGACAGCTTATCCCTGGTCAAGAGGCTGACCTATTCATGGTACTGCAGAGAAGCCCATGCTGTCCCTGCAATGTCTGGAGGTGGGCGAGGTGGATGTAGCTGTCCCTGCAATGTCTGGAGGTGGGCGAGGTGGATGTAGCACACTTAAAGAACAGTATGCACAGTATGGCCCATACAGGTGTTAGTTTTTCATCCTTCCTGATTGAAAAACTATTTGTCTTTCTATAGTCACATCCTATAAATCCTAGTATATCTTTAACATTCCTATATCTTTCAACCGTAGCTGACTAAATGATATTTACCTGAGTAGCCAGTAGTCTTGGTCTGAACACTGAGGTTCTGAATACCTGATTCCAACCTGAAACAAAGTAGTATAGCCATGAATTACACATCACTTTATAACAAACACAGGACTAGAGAAGAGAACTGAAGTCACTTGTCTAACCCTACTATAATCAAAGTTACAGCAGACCTGTTAATATTAAAGGGGCCACCTAGATGTTaccaacaaacacacacacacacacacacacaacacacacagtaGACAAGCAGTGCTATCAGACGTATATAGGACCATTCCTTACCTGCTCTCTTCTCCTTCCAGCAGTTTCCTGTAGGTGGCGATCTCAATATCCAGAGCCAGCTTGACATTCATCAGTTCCTGGTACTCTCTCAGTTGGCGAGCCATGTCCTGCTTGGCCTTCTGTAGGGCAGCCTCCAGATCGGACAGTTTTGAGCGGGCATCCTTTAGTGCTAGTTCTCCACGTTCTTCAGCCTCTGCAATCTGTGCTTCAAGGTTTGCACGCTGCAAGAATTAAAATAAATGTCAAGGACACTGTTAAAGTCTATTTAAGGTACTTTTATTTAACCTCAGTTACAGCCCTCAACATTTTATTGAACTAATTACAGTCATGTACATATTTGACATACTGAATGATAACTGTTGTGCGATACAAGTATCTAAACTTCATAGTGTACTATATGATAAACCTACCTGTGCCTTAAGAGCATCAATCTCAGACTGCAGCCTTGTGATGTAACGATTGAGTTCACTAATCTCGGTCTTGGTGTTTTTCAGGTCATCTCCATGGCGTCCAGCAGATGCCTGGAGTTCTTGGTActgttgaagaaaaaaaaggacattgtgtAAAGAGATTTGATTTCACATAGACCATTACTGGAATTATAATAAAACTAACAGATTATATTGATAATTTGTATATATTAGCATTCTTCTTACCTTTATCTGATACATGCTCTCCACCTCAGCACGGCTCTTGTTGGCAATATCTTCATACTGAGCCTTCACTTCTGCAATGATGCCATCCAGGTCAAGGTTACGGTTGTTGTCCATAGACAAAACaactgaagtgtcagagatctGAGCCTGAAGCTCACGAAGTTCCTGCATATAGAAACACATACAGGTTATACATAAAGGAACTCTCACATAGGTAGTATCATATTAGCTTTAAGGGAGGTCCTGTATTATAAATAGGGGTTAGAAACAGGAACCCAACACATCATCGTGAACAGGCCTCGGCATTAAGGTGGCAGAAAAAGGGGGAggtgtggcaatgtttttgttacACACAACAACACAATGAAGGGAGAAGGGTGCCCTTGAGGGAACCATTGGCCTAAATATGAATCCACAGGCAATCTCCTCGGGGATGAAATTCAAATCAGGAGCAGGgatggttcggacggggttcgtacgaaccctccgcaaggattaccgctgtctgcatgctccgtgcagcgggcggatccagcaggaggaacgactggaaaactgggatacagccatagccataggctgtatcccagttttccaggcggtcctcccgctgtatccacccgctacacggagcgggcagacagcgggaatccgatgccgagcatttgggttcagccgaaccctggcgggttcggaccatccctaatcaggagtaagggtgcgtttacacagatttaatcagacaaatttttgaagccaaagccaggaatggatttcagaagaggagaaatcagtctttcctttatgacctg is a window of Dendropsophus ebraccatus isolate aDenEbr1 chromosome 5, aDenEbr1.pat, whole genome shotgun sequence DNA encoding:
- the KRT8 gene encoding keratin, type II cytoskeletal 8, whose amino-acid sequence is MSIKSSKTTKVTYRSSSSAPRAAGGFSSYSYSGAPAGSRVSAASFSLGSSYGGAPRFGSGYRSAYGGAGAGSAGITQVSVNQSLLAPLNLEIDPTIQQVRTHEKEQIKTLNNKFASFIDKVRFLEQQNKMLETKWSLLQNQKTTRSNMDGMFEAYINNLRRQLDSLGQDKLRLESELGNMQGLVEDFKNKYEDEINKRTEMENEFVLLKKDVDEAYMNKVQLEARLEGLTDEINFLRHLYEEELRELQAQISDTSVVLSMDNNRNLDLDGIIAEVKAQYEDIANKSRAEVESMYQIKYQELQASAGRHGDDLKNTKTEISELNRYITRLQSEIDALKAQRANLEAQIAEAEERGELALKDARSKLSDLEAALQKAKQDMARQLREYQELMNVKLALDIEIATYRKLLEGEESRLESGIQNLSVQTKTTGYSGVSSAYSGGLSSAFGGGIGSGYGGSYVYSSSSSPLETSRTKRSIVVKTVETKDGRVLSESSDVFTKP